A segment of the Leptospira hartskeerlii genome:
AGAAGGCCTCGAAAGATGTGTATGCGATTATGTTGCCGGTATGACGGACAGATACGCAGAAGAAATGGCATCTACGATAGGAAAATAGACTCCGACCGCATTTGCGTGCTTAAATTTTTGAAACATGTTATTATCTGATAGAAAGAATTGTTTCTTCCAGAGCAATTAAGAGAGAATCTACTTCTTCTTCTGTTGTATATAATCCAGTGGAAATTCGGATCGCTCTGAGAGCTTCTTCATTGGTATAACCCATTGCTAAAAGAGAAGGCGCTGCTTCTCTGGACCTGGATTTGCAAGAAGATCCTGTGGAAACTGCAAATCCTTTCTCTTCCATTCCCATCATAAAAAAGTCAAGATCGTCCAAAGGAAGCAATGCAAACGTTGTGGAGAATAGCCTTGCTGAATTCTCCGCTACAATTTCCGCACCTAAACTTTTGAGTTTGGATTCTATCTTATTTCTATAATATTCTAATCTTTTGTTCTTATTCTCCATTTCAGCAAACTGGATCTTTGCAGCTTCTGCCAAGGCTAAAATAGAAGGAGAATTTTCCGTTCCGGCCCTATGTCCGTTCTCCTGATTTCCACCCTGGAACACTCCACCTTCCGGAAGATGTTTCGGATCGAACCATAGAACGGAAGAGCCGAGTCCTCCGCCGATTTTATGACCGGAGAATGTGAATCCGTTTAGAACTGAAAATGGCACAGGAATTTTTGAGAATGACTGGATTAAATCGGAATAAAAAGGCATTCCATATTTAGCGGAAACTTCGGCTAATTCTTCGATCGGTTGGATGACTCCTGTTTCATTGCCTGCGTGTAGGATAAACACAGGACCCGGCTCATTCTTCAGATGAGACTCTAATTCTGAAATTGAAACAAGTCCCGATTTATCTGTGCCCAAAACTTTATAAGGAATTCCTAAACTTCTAAAGGAAGAATACATGGCGGCATGTTCGAAAGGAGAAAGATATGCGGTTGTTTTGATGGATTGTTTTGCAAAGTAAATTAAAGAATAATCCGCTTCCGTTCCTGAGGATACGAAAACAAATCCTTTCGGATCTTTTCCAGTGAGTTTTGCTAAAACTTTCCTAGCTTCTTCAATCTTACCCTGCCTTGCTAACGAAAAGCGAGTAGGCCCGGAGGGATTAAAAAAGTCTTCCTCGTATTCTTCTAAGATCTTAGTTAATAAACCTGGAATTGGAGGATGGGTCGCATTATAATCGAAGTATTTAATTCTTTTCATCGAAAATATCGTCTGCTTCTTCGTATCTTCCTTTTCGACGAAGTGTGTACTGCAATAGTTTCTTTTTATCTTCGATCAGGTCGTCGTAACCGGACTTATCATTGCGATAATTTGGATCTACCGTGTAGACTTCCGTATCTAAAGCATCCAATTCTTTGAGTGCTTGGTCAAAATCGGATTCATGCAATAAACATCTGACTCTCATTAGTTTAGCTTGGAATCTTGTGCCAAGATCGGTTGCGGAAGACTTATACACTGCCTCGAACATATCCTTTGCTTTTTTTCTATAATTGGAATCTCTATCTCCTAATTTATAGAATAGTTGAGCATTTCGGTTCAAGTTGGAATAAAATACCTTCGCTCCTTCCGTATCTGAAGCCTCACAAGGGATCGCAGCGATTGCACTTGCTCCCCAATATTTTGCCTCAGCAGGAATGGCTCTTGTGGAACAGGAAAAATATAGAACTCTTGTGAATAAGGAGACTGATTCTTCCGGCGAAAGTGATGGATGAGATTCATCCGTTCTAAGTCTGAGCAACTCTAATGTTTTCATTAGAAGTGTTTTATATTTATTCGCGGTTAATGTAGTTGTATCCGGATAATCTTCGGAAAATACAATAGGAGAAGATTGAGACTCTGTGATCTTTTTCCAGATTCGGATCTCTTTGGGAAGATCTTCCGTTACATTCTGTTCTTCTTCCTTATTACAACTGAAACTGAAAAAATTCAGGATACGTTTCCACCAAGGAATAGACGGAGGCTTTACTTCTTTCAATTTTTCGAATACTAGTTCTTCTATTCTTTGGATTGCTTGGAAATGAGCGAGTATCGCTTCTTCCGGACGACAAGAAGCAAAAGAAGAAATCCTGATCTTCTCTAATAAACTTTTGCCTGCGATTTCCGGTTTGTCTTTTCCTAGGGAGCCTTGAGTCGGTGGAGAATTGTATCCGTCAAAGGGATTATAGTTTAAGGCTCTTTTATAATAATCTAAAGCTTCCAGAGGGATCTGGTAGAATTCTTCCCAGTATTCGAATGGATCCACAGGTTTTTCTCCTGTGGAAAATTTGGTCTCGCTCGGATTCGAAAGTCTTTCCATGGTCCAGCCTTGGTGTTTTGCTTCCATCCAGCTTGGAATCCTAAAAATATCTCCGGTACCTTCTTTCCCAATTCTATAGGCGCGGACGCAGGCTCTGGACAATTGGTCCGTTCTGAGATAATGTTCAATCTGTCTGTATTCTACTTTTTCAGATAATAGATCGTCTCCCTTGGACTGCAATTTTGCTGAAAGAGAGGGATTTAAGACGGGAGGTTCCAACCAAAGAGCGAAGGAACGTAAAATTTGGAATCTTCTGGGATAGATATAGATCGCTGCCAGGGTCCAAATCAACAAAAGTGTTAAGAATAACTTTTTCTTTTCTTTTAGAATGCTGAACAATTTCTTTCCTTAGGTTCCGGAAAATTCGTTAGACGAATAGAGTCCCTCGCTTGAGAGTAGAGAGAGTGAAGATTTCGTTTTTTTCGATTCCAAACCCTATACAAGTCCGGGGATTATGAAACACGCAAGCATTATTCCGATCCTTCTGATATCCGTTCTGGATGTAGTTACGCTATTTGCTTCTCCCCAAAATACTGACTCCGTTTTTGTATGTAGGGACACCGATTCTTCCGGAAGGGCGAGAGCTGTATGGCCTGCATATTATTATTCTCTCGGTTTAGAGAGCATGAACAAGGCCAGAAATTCCGAAGGAAGAGAAAGAACCGAAGATATCATAGAAGCGGTCCGAAATTTCCAAGATTATATTCGATGTTCGGAAGCTGTGGGAGTTCCTGTTTCTGCGGTATTCCGTTGGAACAAGGCCTTGGCGCATTATTATCTTGGCCAGTGGAAAGACGCGATTTCAGAATTGGATCTGGCGGAAAAGTCCGATCCGAATTTTAGAGAATCCTATATTTTAAAGGGAACAATTCTTTTAAACAGCGGAGAATATGATAAGGCAGCCACATATTTAGAATCTCATCTGAGTAAGTTTTCGGAAGATCCTGATTTTTATTATTTATTAAGTTCTGCTGAGCTCGCTCTGAAGAATGATGCAAAATCTGTCCTATATTTAAGTTCTTTAAGAGATCTGATCAAACATAAGGATTCCAATCCTAAATATCCTGAATTCGTATATTTATCTTTAGGAAAAACATATTTTGCTTTAGGCCAAAATACAAAGGCTCTCTTTTATATTTCCGGTTATTTGGAGATGAGACCCGAAAACTGGGAGATCCGATTTTTACTGGCAAAAATTTTAGATCAGTTAGGCAAATTTTCCCAAGCCAAAAAACAACTACAGAAAATCTTACAAGAGATCCAAGGAAATTCTTCCGTGGAGTTAATGTTAGGAGAGATGTACTTTATAGAAAGTAGATCTATGGCAGCGGGTTATTTTGAGGATCTGAAAAAGAAAGGAAAGTTAAATAAGGATGGAGTCCTATTCGGGCTTTATTCCGTTCTGAATTCCAGATATTCAGAGGCGAGAAAGATACTTTTTCCTTTAAAAGAAAAATTTCCTAAAAGGCTTTCTATCCGCCTGGGCGTTTTGGAGATCCAAAAAAGAGACGCAAATATTAATAAAAAAGAATATATTAGGGAATTGGTGGAAGTCGCCTCAATTGCTCTCCAGTCCCAATTGACTACACTTGCAGAAACATTACTTCTCGAATCAATCAAGATCACGGAAGAAGAAAAAATGGATCCAAGAATTCTTGCGGAACAATACGACTTTTTAGCAGGAGTCTATGAACAATCCGGCTCGGTCTTTAGATCTATTATTTCAGTCCGTAAGGCGATCCAATATACATCTTCTCCGGAAGATTCTAAAAAGTACGAATTACATCTGGCATTCTTGCTAAGAGGAAATCCTCCAGGAAAGATCCAAGAGTCCGAAGAGATCATCCAGAATATTCTCAAAAACGATCCGAACAATCATTATGCGTATTATCTTTTAGGGATTGTGCTATTCCAATCGGAAAAATTGGAAGCAAGTCGAGGAGCATTCGAGCAAGCAATTCGATTGGAACCAAAATCTTCCGTGTATCATTTTTACAGGGCTTCCACTTTAGAAAAACTAGGAAGGCTTCCTGAAATGGAAGCCGATCTTCGTAAGTCTATGGAACTCGATCCCGAAAATCCGATCGCTTATAATTATCTAGGTTATCATTATTCCGAAAAGGGAGTTCGCTTGGATGAAGCGCTCGATCTGATCCGAAAAGCTGTGGAGCTCGCTCCTGATAACGAAGCATATCAAGATAGTTTGGGTTGGATCTATTATAAAAAGGGAAGAGTGGATGAGGCTTTATTACATTTGAATCTTGCCTTCCAAATTTTACAGGATAGAAACGAATCCGATCCTACGATCTGTGAACATTTAGGAGATGTTCATCATGAAAGAAGAGAGTTTGCAGATGCCAGAAGATTCTGGGAAAAATCGGAAACCCTTTTTCAAAAGAAGGAAGACAAAGTTCGAATTCGGGAAAAATTGGAAAGGTTAAGAACGAATCCGGTCTCAAGTAAATCTTAAACGACCGGGAGGACTTGTTTTGAAAACAAACCATTTCACTCGAATTTCTATATTCGGATCATTATTTTGTTTTATTCTATTCTTTCAATCTTGTGTGACTACGGATATAGAAGAGGTTACTTTCCGTCAAAAAGGAAAGGTCAAATTTTGGAGCGCCAAATCTAAGGAAGGTTCCAAGTATTTAGACGGCCTTCGTAAATTAGAAGAATCGAATACTTCTTATTCGGGAGAATTCGATATACGTATCCAGAATTTTTTTCCTAAAAAGGACGTATTCTCTTTAGCCGGAAAGATCTTCTATGATAAGCCGACCGGTAAAATGCAGATAGAATTGACCGATAAACTCTTCGGGATCAGCGTTTCTAAGGTGTTTAGCGACGGGCAGTCAATTCGGATCAAAGCTGTTTCGGTGGATAAGATCCATGAACAAGCTATGGATGATATTATATTATCTGATCCTAGCACAGGAAAACAAACAGTAGTTCCTTTTCCTGTGATCTATTATCTTCTTTCCAATAGAAATGCAGAATTGTTCAAACCACAATGGACGCTCGTTCAGCCGAACGACGGAATTGTACTCGTCAGAAAACCGGGAGAAGAATGGACTTACTACACTGCGGAAAACGGAATTCGTTCCGTGGAATGGGATTCCAGTGGCAAGAACGTAAAGGCAGTCACAAGCGTACAAGGAGAAGTGGAATTTCCTCCTAAGACCACGATCACCCGTATCGTTTCCAGAACGGATGGAGCCGACCAGAACCGCATAGAGATTAAAATGAAAAAAGTATCCCGCACTGATAAATTGAATCAAGTAGTGTTCGGGTTCTAATATTAAGGAAAGTGAATATGTTAGACGTAGAAAAAAACGGCCATATTTTAGAACTTTATATCAAAACAAACGAAACCAATTCTTTGGGAAGGGAATTTTTCCGCAAATTTAGAGAAGTTCTCGAACAAGCGGAAAACGACAGATCCGTAAAATCCATTCTTCTATCCGGAAGGAACGATAAGTTTTTTTCGAATGGATTCGATCCTGAGATCTTCGTAGGTAAAAACCTCGAAGAAATTAAAGAAGTTCTGAGAGAAGCGCTAGGGGCTTGCGGA
Coding sequences within it:
- a CDS encoding cysteine desulfurase family protein, giving the protein MKRIKYFDYNATHPPIPGLLTKILEEYEEDFFNPSGPTRFSLARQGKIEEARKVLAKLTGKDPKGFVFVSSGTEADYSLIYFAKQSIKTTAYLSPFEHAAMYSSFRSLGIPYKVLGTDKSGLVSISELESHLKNEPGPVFILHAGNETGVIQPIEELAEVSAKYGMPFYSDLIQSFSKIPVPFSVLNGFTFSGHKIGGGLGSSVLWFDPKHLPEGGVFQGGNQENGHRAGTENSPSILALAEAAKIQFAEMENKNKRLEYYRNKIESKLKSLGAEIVAENSARLFSTTFALLPLDDLDFFMMGMEEKGFAVSTGSSCKSRSREAAPSLLAMGYTNEEALRAIRISTGLYTTEEEVDSLLIALEETILSIR
- a CDS encoding tetratricopeptide repeat protein; the protein is MKHASIIPILLISVLDVVTLFASPQNTDSVFVCRDTDSSGRARAVWPAYYYSLGLESMNKARNSEGRERTEDIIEAVRNFQDYIRCSEAVGVPVSAVFRWNKALAHYYLGQWKDAISELDLAEKSDPNFRESYILKGTILLNSGEYDKAATYLESHLSKFSEDPDFYYLLSSAELALKNDAKSVLYLSSLRDLIKHKDSNPKYPEFVYLSLGKTYFALGQNTKALFYISGYLEMRPENWEIRFLLAKILDQLGKFSQAKKQLQKILQEIQGNSSVELMLGEMYFIESRSMAAGYFEDLKKKGKLNKDGVLFGLYSVLNSRYSEARKILFPLKEKFPKRLSIRLGVLEIQKRDANINKKEYIRELVEVASIALQSQLTTLAETLLLESIKITEEEKMDPRILAEQYDFLAGVYEQSGSVFRSIISVRKAIQYTSSPEDSKKYELHLAFLLRGNPPGKIQESEEIIQNILKNDPNNHYAYYLLGIVLFQSEKLEASRGAFEQAIRLEPKSSVYHFYRASTLEKLGRLPEMEADLRKSMELDPENPIAYNYLGYHYSEKGVRLDEALDLIRKAVELAPDNEAYQDSLGWIYYKKGRVDEALLHLNLAFQILQDRNESDPTICEHLGDVHHERREFADARRFWEKSETLFQKKEDKVRIREKLERLRTNPVSSKS